The following are encoded together in the Streptomyces sp. NBC_00341 genome:
- a CDS encoding MFS transporter — MVRHDHPTPVLGALGLFTVLLGAALPLIDFFIVNVALPTIDHDLDAGPALLELVVAGYGLAYAVLLVLGGRLGDMAGRRRLFLLGIAAFGITSLACGLAPDAWTLVGARVAQGAAAALMLPQVLATIQAATSGQRRARAMSLYGATAGLSMVAGQILGGVLVAAAPLSSVFGESAGWRSVFLVNVPVAAVGLVLAARSVPETRSERPAPIDVPGTLLLAASLVTLLAPLTEGRAAGWPLWTWVSLALFPFAAAAFYRVERRADRKGLIPLVPPSLLRLDSLRRGLSLVLPFSVGFGGFMFVIAVALQQGLKLGPAASGLSMAPMAAAFFAASLAGPGLVRRYGSRVVTAGGIIQALGVVVLVITVWRDWSGLGMLGLLPGMAIAGLGQGLQLPVLFRIVLSDVPPERAGVGGGVMTTTQQAALALGVATLGSLFLSLAPGSGMRDALAVTLLVQLGAVVLTTLLSLRLPRAVA; from the coding sequence GTGGTGCGGCACGACCACCCCACGCCGGTGCTCGGCGCGCTGGGGCTGTTCACCGTGCTGCTGGGGGCGGCCCTTCCCCTGATCGACTTCTTCATCGTGAACGTCGCCCTGCCCACCATCGACCACGATCTGGACGCGGGCCCGGCCCTGCTGGAACTGGTCGTCGCGGGCTACGGACTCGCCTATGCCGTGCTGCTCGTACTCGGTGGCCGGCTCGGTGACATGGCCGGCCGGCGCAGGCTCTTCCTGCTGGGCATCGCGGCCTTCGGGATCACCTCGCTGGCCTGCGGCCTCGCCCCGGACGCCTGGACGCTGGTCGGCGCACGGGTCGCCCAGGGCGCCGCGGCGGCGCTGATGCTGCCGCAGGTGCTCGCCACCATCCAGGCGGCCACCTCCGGACAACGACGGGCCAGGGCGATGAGCCTCTACGGGGCGACGGCCGGGCTCTCGATGGTCGCGGGCCAGATCCTGGGCGGCGTACTGGTCGCCGCCGCGCCGCTCTCCTCGGTGTTCGGCGAGAGCGCGGGCTGGCGTTCGGTGTTCCTGGTCAACGTTCCGGTGGCGGCGGTGGGGCTGGTGCTGGCGGCCCGCTCGGTGCCCGAGACGCGATCGGAGCGGCCCGCGCCGATCGACGTGCCGGGCACGCTGCTGCTGGCCGCGTCACTGGTCACGCTGCTGGCCCCGCTGACCGAGGGGCGGGCGGCCGGCTGGCCGCTGTGGACCTGGGTCTCGCTGGCGCTGTTCCCGTTCGCCGCGGCCGCCTTCTACCGGGTGGAGCGGCGGGCCGACCGGAAGGGCCTGATCCCGCTGGTCCCGCCGAGCCTGCTGCGGCTCGACTCGCTGCGGCGCGGCCTGTCGCTGGTGCTGCCGTTCTCGGTCGGCTTCGGCGGCTTCATGTTCGTCATCGCGGTGGCCCTCCAGCAGGGCCTGAAGCTGGGCCCGGCGGCGTCCGGCCTGTCGATGGCCCCGATGGCGGCGGCCTTCTTCGCCGCCTCACTGGCGGGACCGGGGCTGGTCCGGCGGTACGGCAGCCGGGTCGTGACGGCCGGCGGGATCATCCAGGCGCTCGGCGTGGTGGTGCTGGTGATCACCGTGTGGCGCGACTGGTCCGGTCTTGGAATGCTCGGGCTGCTGCCCGGGATGGCGATCGCCGGTCTCGGCCAGGGACTCCAGCTGCCCGTCCTGTTCCGCATCGTGCTCTCCGACGTACCGCCGGAGCGGGCCGGGGTCGGGGGCGGGGTCATGACGACGACTCAGCAGGCGGCGCTGGCACTGGGTGTGGCGACGCTCGGTTCGCTCTTCCTGTCGCTGGCCCCGGGCTCGGGGATGCGGGACGCGCTGGCCGTGACACTGCTGGTGCAGCTGGGTGCTGTGGTGCTGACGACGCTGCTGAGCCTGCGGCTGCCGCGCGCCGTGGCATGA
- a CDS encoding DUF6243 family protein translates to MAKSRNNLLGVGGQRKKLSRAEKQGAGPERNADRKTATEQKQELLRKMRERAGHPAPSDDAAAGQDAPEQDAPAQS, encoded by the coding sequence GTGGCCAAGAGTCGCAATAACCTCCTCGGCGTCGGCGGACAGCGGAAGAAGCTGTCCCGTGCCGAGAAGCAGGGCGCAGGTCCGGAGCGCAACGCCGACCGGAAGACGGCGACCGAGCAGAAGCAGGAGCTGCTGCGCAAGATGCGGGAGCGTGCCGGTCACCCCGCGCCGTCGGACGACGCGGCAGCCGGGCAGGACGCCCCGGAGCAGGACGCCCCGGCGCAGAGCTGA